In Candidatus Omnitrophota bacterium, the genomic stretch AGGATCTTTCAGCTCACTTTAAAGGGAAAAAGCCGGACATTACCGAGGAGAACCTTCAGGCCAGGATTCGTGGTAATATTTTAATGGCCTTTTCGAATAAGTTTGATTATCTTGTTCTCAATACTGGGAATAAGAGTGAAGTTTCTTGTGGTTATTGCACTCTTTATGGAGATATGGTTGGAGGATTTGGTGTTTTGAAGGATGTGCCAAAACTTTTAGTTTATAAATTGGCGCAACAAATTAATAAAATTAGTTCAAAAAAAGTTATTCCAGATTCGGTAATCAAGAGACCACCCTCGGCTGAGCTTAAAAGCAATCAAAAAGATACTGACAGCCTTCCCGATTATAAATTACTTGATGCGATATTAAAGTTTTATGTTGAGGATGATTTATCTTTGGAAGAAATAGTTGCTAAAGGCTACAACAAGGCTGTGGTCCGGCGAGTTATTACTATGGTTGATTCGAATGAATATAAGCGGCGTCAGGCTCCGGTAGGCATAAAGATTACCCCGCGGGCTCTTGGTAAAGATCGACGTATGCCAATTACTAATAAGTTTTCTCAATAAAATGGTAGTTGCTTTTATTGGAATTGGTTCAAATTTAGGCAATCGGGCCAAGAATATAAATAGCGCTTTGGATAATTTGGGCTCAGTTTCAGGAGTTAGGGTTGTAGCGATGTCGTCAGTTAGCGAAACTCAGCCCCAGAAAGCTTGTGGGCCTAATTATTTCAATGCAGTAGCAAAGATAGAAACTGACTTAGAGCCTCAGGTGCTTCTAGGCGTTTTATTGAAAATCGAGCAGCTTTTAGGACGTCAACGGCCGTTTAAGAATGCTCCTCGGACGATTGATTTA encodes the following:
- the folK gene encoding 2-amino-4-hydroxy-6-hydroxymethyldihydropteridine diphosphokinase, with translation MVVAFIGIGSNLGNRAKNINSALDNLGSVSGVRVVAMSSVSETQPQKACGPNYFNAVAKIETDLEPQVLLGVLLKIEQLLGRQRPFKNAPRTIDLDILLYGNRIVDSPELIIPHPRMLERDFVLNPLLEIEPKFREKFKDVCKR